In a genomic window of Akkermansia massiliensis:
- the groES gene encoding co-chaperone GroES — protein sequence MANIKPLGQRVLVKRIEAETKTAGGLFLPDTAKEKPQEAEVISVGTGGRDDKGALIEFTVKPGDHVLISKYGGTEIKLDGEDYLILSENDILAIIG from the coding sequence ATGGCAAACATCAAACCCCTAGGACAACGTGTGCTGGTCAAGCGCATTGAAGCTGAAACCAAGACGGCCGGCGGCCTGTTCCTGCCGGACACCGCCAAGGAAAAACCCCAGGAAGCCGAAGTGATCTCCGTAGGCACCGGCGGCCGCGATGACAAGGGCGCCTTGATTGAATTCACCGTGAAGCCGGGCGACCACGTTCTTATTTCCAAGTACGGCGGCACGGAAATCAAGCTGGACGGAGAAGACTACCTCATCCTGTCTGAAAACGACATTCTGGCCATCATTGGCTAA
- the groL gene encoding chaperonin GroEL (60 kDa chaperone family; promotes refolding of misfolded polypeptides especially under stressful conditions; forms two stacked rings of heptamers to form a barrel-shaped 14mer; ends can be capped by GroES; misfolded proteins enter the barrel where they are refolded when GroES binds), whose protein sequence is MMAKQIQFDETARQALLRGVEQIAKAVKSTLGPAGRNVVIDKKFGSPLITKDGVTVAKEIELEDPFENMGAQLVREVSSKTNDVAGDGTTTATVLAESIYREGLRNVTAGANPISLQRGIMKAADAVVEELKKISKPVDSSKEVAQVATVSANWDAEIGHIIAEAMDKVGKDGTITVEEAKGIETTLDVVEGMQFDKGYLSPYFVTNAETMEAVLENPYILIHEKKINNLKDFLPLLEKVAKSGRPFLVIAEDIEGEALATLVVNRLRGVLNICAVKAPGFGDRRKAMMEDIAILTGGKCITEDLGIKLENVGIEDLGQAKRVVVSKDETVIVEGAGKSADIEGRISQIRHQIKDTTSDYDREKLQERLAKLAGGVAVIHVGAATETEMKEKKARVDDALHATRAAVEEGIVPGGGVALIRAQKAIDTLKLEGDEETGAQIVYRAVEAPLRQLASNAGREGALIVAKVKGMKKAADGYNVATDKYEDLLTAGVVDPTKVTRSALQNAASIAGLLLTTECVIADKPEKKGCGCGSGAPDMGGMGGMGGMGMM, encoded by the coding sequence ATTATGGCTAAACAAATCCAATTTGACGAAACCGCCCGCCAGGCTCTGCTCCGCGGCGTGGAACAGATTGCCAAGGCTGTCAAGAGCACGCTGGGGCCTGCCGGCCGCAACGTGGTGATCGACAAGAAATTCGGTTCCCCCCTCATCACCAAGGACGGCGTGACCGTCGCCAAGGAAATCGAACTGGAAGACCCGTTTGAAAACATGGGCGCCCAGCTTGTCCGGGAAGTCTCCTCCAAGACCAACGACGTGGCCGGGGACGGCACCACCACCGCCACCGTGCTGGCTGAAAGCATTTACCGCGAAGGCCTGCGCAACGTCACCGCCGGCGCCAACCCCATCTCCCTCCAGAGGGGCATCATGAAGGCCGCGGACGCCGTGGTGGAAGAACTCAAGAAGATCAGCAAGCCTGTTGACTCCAGCAAGGAAGTGGCCCAGGTTGCCACCGTTTCCGCCAACTGGGACGCCGAAATCGGCCACATCATCGCGGAAGCCATGGACAAGGTGGGCAAGGACGGCACCATTACCGTGGAAGAAGCCAAGGGCATTGAAACCACGCTGGACGTGGTGGAAGGCATGCAGTTCGACAAGGGCTACCTGTCCCCCTACTTCGTGACCAACGCGGAAACGATGGAAGCGGTGCTGGAAAACCCTTACATCCTCATCCACGAAAAGAAGATCAACAACCTGAAGGACTTCCTTCCGCTGCTTGAAAAAGTGGCCAAGAGCGGCCGTCCCTTCCTGGTCATCGCGGAAGACATTGAAGGCGAAGCTCTCGCTACCCTGGTGGTCAACCGCCTGCGCGGCGTGCTGAACATCTGCGCGGTTAAGGCTCCCGGCTTCGGCGACCGCCGCAAGGCCATGATGGAAGACATTGCCATCCTGACCGGCGGCAAGTGCATCACGGAAGACCTGGGCATCAAGCTGGAAAACGTGGGCATTGAAGACCTCGGCCAGGCCAAGCGCGTGGTCGTCTCCAAGGATGAAACCGTCATCGTGGAAGGCGCCGGCAAGTCTGCGGACATTGAAGGCCGCATCTCCCAGATCCGCCACCAGATCAAGGACACCACGTCCGACTACGACCGTGAAAAACTCCAGGAACGCCTGGCCAAGCTGGCCGGCGGCGTGGCCGTCATCCATGTGGGTGCCGCTACGGAAACGGAAATGAAGGAAAAGAAGGCCCGTGTGGACGACGCCCTGCACGCCACCCGCGCTGCGGTGGAAGAAGGCATCGTTCCCGGCGGCGGCGTGGCCCTGATCCGCGCCCAGAAAGCCATTGACACCCTCAAGCTGGAAGGCGACGAGGAAACCGGCGCTCAAATCGTCTATCGTGCGGTGGAAGCTCCGCTCCGCCAACTGGCCAGCAATGCCGGCCGTGAAGGCGCCCTCATCGTCGCCAAGGTGAAGGGGATGAAGAAAGCGGCCGACGGCTACAACGTAGCCACGGACAAATATGAAGACCTGCTCACCGCTGGTGTGGTGGACCCGACCAAGGTAACCCGTTCCGCCCTGCAGAACGCGGCTTCCATCGCCGGCCTGCTGCTTACCACGGAATGCGTCATTGCCGACAAGCCCGAGAAGAAGGGCTGCGGATGCGGCTCCGGCGCTCCCGACATGGGCGGCATGGGAGGAATGGGCGGCATGGGCATGATGTAA
- a CDS encoding inorganic phosphate transporter, with the protein MDPIYYFIIGLILVLSCFDLVVGVSNDAANFLNSAVGSKAAPRRTIILVAALGIIIGSLFSSGMMEIARSGVFMPAQFTFHDIMLIFLAVMLTDVILLDVFNTFGLPTSTTVSIVFELLGGAVAVALFKIWSAEPGAAQELSSYINSSKALAIISGIFSSVFVAFICGITVMWISRLIFSFNYKKSFKYLGAVWCGLALTAITYFAIFKGLKGSTLVTKDMIRHLDAHIWLYVCCSLVFWTVLMAVLQNICKINILKISVLAGTMALALSFAGNDLVNFIGVFMAGQSSMEIASAAAAQGADLSTLTMGGLMVPVTADWRYLLGAGVIMVLALMFSKKAQTVTDTEVNLARQGGGVERFGSVPPARMAVRYALNASRAVEKIMPACVGRFIEKRFQPVPDGPDNGASFDLIRASVNLTVAALLISLATSLRLPLSTTYVTFMVAMGSSLADKAWGRDSAVYRITGVITVISGWFFTAFAAFTMCCMVAACIVYGGLFGIVAMCALAAFLLLKSSRLHKKRTQDAALAKVANYRDPACAARYNEEIIELMKRMAEIYEMNLEALNVEDRKRLKKLRKEARGIRRSLSDRMAMEVMPVVRELPDEEADRGKRYVQMVEYATSVFESLSNITTASHAYIDNNHEGLDMDRIEHLRGMNNRVSSLYPRFREMMESNDYAGLDQCLAGMDALDEEFAEAVKQQIILRAEDVSDMRRALLYLNLLNETRTMIRKVLLLAKIQRKFVLGW; encoded by the coding sequence ATGGACCCAATCTATTACTTCATCATAGGGCTGATTCTGGTGCTCTCCTGCTTTGACCTCGTCGTCGGGGTCTCCAATGACGCCGCCAACTTCCTGAACTCCGCCGTCGGTTCCAAGGCCGCGCCGCGCAGGACGATCATACTGGTGGCCGCCCTGGGCATCATCATCGGCTCCCTGTTCTCCAGCGGCATGATGGAAATCGCCAGAAGCGGCGTATTCATGCCGGCCCAGTTCACCTTCCATGACATCATGCTGATATTCCTGGCGGTGATGCTGACGGACGTGATTCTGCTGGACGTCTTCAACACCTTCGGTCTTCCCACCTCCACCACGGTTTCCATCGTCTTTGAACTGCTGGGCGGCGCCGTGGCGGTTGCCCTGTTCAAAATCTGGTCCGCAGAGCCGGGCGCAGCGCAGGAACTGTCCAGCTACATCAACTCCTCCAAGGCGCTGGCGATCATCTCCGGCATCTTCTCCTCCGTCTTCGTCGCCTTCATTTGCGGGATAACGGTCATGTGGATTTCCCGCCTCATCTTCTCCTTCAACTACAAAAAATCATTCAAATACCTGGGGGCCGTCTGGTGCGGCTTGGCCCTGACGGCCATCACCTACTTCGCCATCTTCAAGGGGCTGAAAGGCAGTACGCTGGTCACCAAGGACATGATCCGCCACCTGGACGCCCACATCTGGCTGTACGTATGCTGCAGCCTGGTATTCTGGACCGTCCTGATGGCCGTTCTCCAGAACATTTGCAAAATCAACATCCTGAAAATATCCGTCCTGGCGGGCACCATGGCCCTGGCGCTCTCCTTTGCCGGAAACGACCTGGTCAACTTCATCGGCGTTTTCATGGCGGGGCAGTCCTCCATGGAGATAGCGTCCGCCGCTGCGGCGCAGGGCGCGGACCTTTCCACCCTCACCATGGGCGGCCTCATGGTCCCCGTCACGGCGGACTGGCGCTACCTGCTGGGCGCGGGCGTCATCATGGTGCTGGCCCTCATGTTCTCCAAAAAGGCGCAGACCGTCACGGATACGGAGGTCAACCTGGCGAGGCAGGGCGGGGGCGTGGAGCGGTTCGGCTCCGTCCCCCCGGCCCGCATGGCCGTGCGCTATGCGTTGAACGCCTCCCGCGCGGTGGAAAAAATCATGCCCGCCTGCGTGGGAAGATTCATTGAAAAACGTTTCCAGCCCGTGCCGGACGGCCCGGATAACGGGGCCTCCTTTGACCTGATCCGCGCTTCCGTGAATTTGACGGTCGCCGCCCTGCTGATCTCCCTGGCTACGTCCCTCCGGCTTCCTCTTTCCACCACGTATGTGACGTTCATGGTGGCGATGGGTTCCTCCCTGGCGGACAAAGCCTGGGGACGGGACAGCGCCGTGTACCGCATCACGGGGGTGATTACGGTAATTTCCGGGTGGTTCTTTACGGCCTTTGCCGCATTCACCATGTGCTGCATGGTGGCGGCGTGCATCGTTTACGGAGGCCTGTTCGGCATTGTCGCCATGTGCGCCCTGGCTGCCTTCCTGCTGCTGAAAAGCTCCAGGCTCCATAAAAAAAGAACCCAGGACGCGGCGCTGGCGAAGGTGGCCAATTACCGGGATCCGGCCTGCGCCGCCCGCTACAATGAAGAAATCATTGAGCTGATGAAACGCATGGCGGAAATCTATGAAATGAACCTGGAAGCCCTGAACGTGGAGGACCGGAAGCGGCTGAAAAAGCTCCGGAAGGAAGCGCGCGGCATCCGCCGCTCCCTGAGCGACCGGATGGCGATGGAAGTCATGCCCGTCGTCCGGGAACTTCCGGATGAAGAGGCGGACCGCGGCAAGCGTTACGTGCAGATGGTGGAATACGCCACCTCCGTCTTTGAATCCCTCTCCAACATCACCACGGCCAGCCATGCCTACATAGACAACAACCATGAAGGGCTGGACATGGACAGGATAGAGCACTTGAGGGGGATGAACAACCGCGTTTCCTCCCTGTACCCCCGTTTCCGGGAAATGATGGAAAGCAACGACTATGCCGGGCTGGACCAATGCCTGGCCGGCATGGACGCGCTGGATGAGGAATTTGCGGAGGCGGTCAAGCAGCAGATCATCCTGCGGGCGGAGGACGTATCCGACATGCGGCGGGCGCTCCTCTACCTCAACCTCCTTAATGAAACCCGCACGATGATCCGCAAGGTTCTTCTTTTGGCGAAAATTCAGCGGAAATTTGTTCTTGGCTGGTAA
- a CDS encoding polysaccharide biosynthesis tyrosine autokinase encodes MNAQDQQNSDRIVRNIDYLQVLKNRWKEVFLVFLLVLVISVVVTFLMPPSYRATSQFQIKLPKPVMEIGQGGDVVASSNVTANYIPMQYSVLTSTEVLKVVSRKLNLAAEWGMTDEMAASNLAGMIKVAPVRATDLVDVIVSGPDPKLVQNIAKTVPEAYKQDREMRENRLVETAIKSLKDVLREQEDTVNEKMMSLKKLIAESSYLPTTWRNGENRSTLTAGMEEEDFRNAKSQAMQFEKDEKELASYVQELQRLPDDKLLDYVISSDLLNAESVGAKALRETYAEFSDKLKEKENLKAQNIGARHPKMLALLETERILGEKLNKELIGLRSSLKSKLEMVSASRKHWEATVAQKEEALQKHVLQVPMYEQASRDYDAALDQLKDLDSRYKDEIARLRVPREAIEMYQLPTYPAAPYKPNVTINLAVGAGAGLLLGIGLALLLEFMDTSVKTMEDVERALQVPVLGIIPKNVPILHSSDVMGPDAEAYRILRTNIEFNKKGLEEISLTFVSGSAGEGKTTTLCNLAYICAQGGYATLMIDADLRRSKLHRYYELDNEVGLTSYLLEDYPLEEVIFQTPIENLYVMPAGPTPFDPSGALNSRKFNELLQEVKQRFDIVLVDSPPILGVSDSAVIVSEVDMTLMVVQPRKLPLKALLRQKQVIESVGGNLAGVVMNNVDITSDHQYQYYTTYYSYYSADGGSSGENADASSMKKAERSGKAKELAATQSHDSEDLY; translated from the coding sequence ATGAATGCCCAGGATCAGCAGAACAGTGATCGCATCGTACGCAACATTGACTATTTGCAAGTTTTAAAAAATCGCTGGAAAGAAGTCTTCCTGGTCTTCCTTCTGGTGCTGGTCATTTCCGTGGTAGTGACTTTCCTGATGCCGCCCTCCTACCGGGCGACGAGCCAGTTCCAGATCAAGCTGCCCAAGCCCGTAATGGAAATCGGCCAGGGGGGGGACGTGGTCGCCTCCTCCAACGTGACGGCTAACTACATTCCCATGCAGTATTCCGTGCTGACTTCCACTGAAGTTCTGAAGGTGGTGTCCAGGAAGCTGAATCTTGCCGCGGAATGGGGCATGACGGATGAAATGGCGGCATCCAATCTGGCCGGCATGATCAAGGTGGCTCCCGTGCGTGCGACGGACCTGGTGGACGTCATTGTCTCCGGCCCGGATCCCAAACTGGTGCAGAACATCGCCAAGACGGTTCCCGAGGCTTACAAGCAGGACCGTGAAATGCGTGAAAACCGCCTGGTGGAAACCGCCATCAAAAGTTTGAAGGACGTTCTCCGGGAACAGGAGGATACCGTCAATGAAAAGATGATGTCCCTCAAGAAGCTGATTGCGGAAAGCTCCTACCTTCCCACTACCTGGAGAAACGGTGAAAACCGGAGCACTCTGACGGCCGGCATGGAAGAGGAAGACTTCCGGAACGCCAAATCCCAGGCCATGCAGTTTGAAAAGGATGAAAAGGAACTGGCTTCCTACGTGCAGGAACTGCAGCGTCTGCCTGACGACAAGCTGCTGGATTACGTCATCAGTTCCGACCTGCTGAATGCGGAATCCGTAGGAGCCAAGGCCCTGCGTGAAACCTATGCCGAATTTTCCGACAAGCTCAAGGAGAAGGAAAACCTGAAAGCCCAGAACATCGGGGCCAGGCACCCCAAGATGCTGGCGCTGCTGGAGACGGAAAGGATTCTGGGAGAGAAGCTGAACAAGGAGCTGATCGGGCTGCGCTCCTCCCTGAAAAGCAAGCTGGAAATGGTTTCCGCAAGCCGGAAGCACTGGGAGGCGACCGTCGCTCAAAAGGAGGAAGCTCTCCAGAAGCATGTCCTGCAGGTTCCCATGTATGAACAGGCCAGCCGTGATTATGACGCCGCGCTGGACCAGCTCAAGGACCTGGATTCCCGGTACAAGGATGAAATCGCCCGTCTGCGCGTTCCCCGTGAAGCGATTGAAATGTACCAGCTTCCGACCTATCCTGCCGCTCCCTACAAGCCGAACGTGACCATCAACCTGGCGGTGGGCGCCGGGGCCGGGCTGCTTCTGGGCATCGGGCTGGCCCTGCTGCTGGAATTCATGGACACTTCCGTGAAGACGATGGAGGACGTGGAACGGGCCCTGCAGGTTCCGGTGCTGGGCATTATCCCCAAGAATGTGCCGATCCTTCATTCTTCCGATGTGATGGGCCCGGACGCGGAAGCCTACCGTATTCTGCGAACAAATATAGAATTCAATAAAAAGGGATTGGAGGAAATTTCCTTGACCTTTGTTTCCGGCAGTGCCGGGGAAGGGAAGACCACCACCTTGTGCAACCTGGCCTATATCTGCGCCCAGGGCGGCTATGCCACCCTGATGATTGACGCCGACCTGCGCCGTTCCAAGCTTCACCGGTATTATGAACTGGACAATGAAGTGGGACTGACCTCCTATCTGCTGGAAGACTACCCGCTGGAGGAAGTGATTTTCCAGACGCCCATTGAAAACCTGTACGTGATGCCTGCGGGCCCCACGCCCTTCGACCCGTCGGGCGCGTTGAATTCCCGCAAATTCAATGAACTGCTCCAGGAAGTGAAGCAGCGCTTTGACATCGTGCTGGTGGACTCCCCGCCCATCCTCGGCGTCAGTGATTCCGCCGTCATCGTGAGCGAGGTGGATATGACGCTCATGGTCGTCCAGCCCCGCAAACTGCCGCTGAAAGCCCTCCTGAGGCAGAAGCAGGTGATTGAATCCGTAGGCGGCAACCTGGCCGGCGTGGTGATGAATAATGTGGACATCACGTCCGATCACCAGTATCAGTATTACACGACTTATTACTCCTATTATTCTGCGGATGGCGGTTCCTCCGGCGAGAATGCGGACGCCTCTTCCATGAAGAAGGCCGAGCGTTCCGGAAAGGCCAAGGAGCTGGCGGCCACCCAGTCCCATGATAGTGAAGATCTGTACTAA
- a CDS encoding polysaccharide biosynthesis/export family protein, with protein sequence MKKYICSLLCLLLGAAGLASAQSPDAVPAQGTIEIQVRGIPADDATAISGQYLLDGNGTIRMPQLPPGHDVLRVVGKTARQIEDMLMAAYKKAELYTAPTFLVKVQSSDARLTEHIVLVSGGVAMKKNVLWRRGMTLLEAIVGAGDITDWGSRYVQVTRGGKTVTYDYFSIKDRAIPIQPNDRIFVPQRGIFEGRPAKLLP encoded by the coding sequence ATGAAAAAATACATTTGTTCCCTCCTTTGCCTCTTGCTGGGTGCGGCGGGGCTGGCGTCCGCCCAGTCTCCGGACGCCGTGCCTGCGCAGGGCACCATTGAAATTCAGGTGCGCGGCATTCCTGCGGATGACGCTACGGCCATTTCCGGCCAGTATCTGCTGGACGGCAACGGGACGATACGCATGCCCCAGCTTCCGCCGGGCCACGACGTGCTGCGCGTGGTAGGCAAGACGGCGCGCCAGATTGAAGATATGCTGATGGCCGCCTATAAGAAGGCGGAATTGTACACGGCCCCCACCTTTCTGGTGAAGGTGCAGAGTTCGGACGCGCGGCTGACGGAGCACATTGTGCTGGTGAGCGGCGGCGTAGCCATGAAGAAAAACGTCCTGTGGCGGCGCGGCATGACGCTTCTGGAAGCGATTGTGGGCGCGGGCGACATTACGGACTGGGGTTCCCGGTACGTGCAGGTGACGCGCGGCGGAAAAACCGTGACGTACGATTACTTCTCCATCAAGGACAGGGCGATTCCCATTCAGCCCAATGACCGCATCTTCGTTCCCCAGCGCGGGATTTTTGAAGGGCGGCCCGCGAAGCTCCTGCCCTGA
- a CDS encoding helix-turn-helix domain-containing protein — MIYHFKKTFIGVGGREYINNPKLSFPEHVKIRRRGTNPKSGQPYAEAGSAFVETSSIASRLCCSASAARQYLHRHGARFRVVRKGTGSLALYWRRADVDRILARREPVRRRVPPCYMDMAEAIDMLGVVRSYIYRLVKKGLLREYRCRMKTARGLRVRCFYHREDLEHIRLHVLQKR; from the coding sequence ATGATATACCATTTTAAGAAAACATTCATCGGAGTAGGAGGACGGGAATACATTAACAATCCCAAGCTGAGCTTCCCGGAACATGTGAAAATCCGCCGTCGGGGAACGAATCCCAAATCCGGCCAGCCTTATGCGGAAGCGGGCAGCGCGTTCGTGGAAACGTCCTCCATTGCCTCGCGGCTCTGCTGCAGCGCGTCCGCCGCCCGCCAGTACCTGCACCGTCACGGAGCCCGCTTCCGCGTGGTCCGCAAGGGTACGGGTTCCCTGGCCCTGTACTGGCGGCGTGCGGATGTGGACCGGATTCTCGCCCGGCGGGAGCCTGTACGCCGCCGCGTGCCACCGTGCTACATGGACATGGCCGAGGCTATCGACATGCTGGGGGTGGTGCGCAGCTACATTTACAGGCTCGTGAAAAAGGGGCTGCTGCGCGAATACCGGTGCCGGATGAAGACCGCCCGCGGCCTCCGGGTGCGCTGTTTTTATCACCGGGAGGACCTGGAGCATATCAGGCTGCACGTGCTCCAGAAAAGATGA
- the ruvA gene encoding Holliday junction branch migration protein RuvA, whose amino-acid sequence MIAFLRGTVAESYPQRLILDVHGVGYEVIVPLSTFDRLNPLPGRELTLKTYLHVRENMQVLYGFATDAERDIFLLLIDRVSGIGPATAIAILGSLSVEQFKQAVVSGDVSGIARAKGVGKKTAERIVLELKDKVGLAATWEAQAQGATSQAAGDAELALIALGFKQVESRKAIAAHLKDHPDADADELIRAALRSMN is encoded by the coding sequence ATGATAGCTTTTCTGCGCGGCACGGTGGCGGAATCATATCCCCAGCGGTTGATTCTGGATGTTCATGGCGTGGGGTATGAGGTGATTGTGCCCCTCTCCACCTTTGACAGGCTGAACCCTCTTCCCGGCAGGGAGCTGACGCTGAAAACCTACCTGCATGTCCGGGAGAACATGCAGGTGCTCTACGGCTTTGCCACGGATGCGGAGCGGGACATTTTCCTGCTGCTGATCGACCGCGTTTCAGGCATCGGCCCTGCCACGGCCATCGCCATTCTTGGTTCCCTGTCCGTGGAGCAGTTCAAGCAGGCGGTGGTGAGCGGGGACGTTTCCGGCATTGCGCGGGCCAAGGGCGTGGGCAAGAAGACGGCGGAACGCATTGTCCTGGAGCTGAAGGACAAGGTGGGACTGGCCGCTACGTGGGAGGCCCAGGCGCAGGGCGCCACCTCCCAGGCAGCGGGGGATGCGGAGCTGGCGTTGATTGCGCTCGGGTTCAAGCAGGTGGAGTCCCGCAAGGCGATCGCCGCCCACCTGAAAGACCATCCGGACGCGGATGCGGACGAACTGATCCGCGCCGCCCTGCGCTCCATGAACTGA
- the gap gene encoding type I glyceraldehyde-3-phosphate dehydrogenase gives MAKYAINGFGRIGRNVLRAMSKEERNKVVAINDLTPIEMIAHLLKYDSTQGKFDGEISIDGEYLVVDGHKILITVERDPANLPWKKLGVDVVLESTGLFTKRDAAKKHLEAGAKKVLISAPSPDPDLTFVLGINDSEYDPAKHDIVSNASCTTNCLAPMVKVLDDKFGIEKGMMSTIHSYTNDQRILDLPHSDPRRARAAAINIIPTTTGAAKAIGEVMPNLKGSLNGASFRVPTPTGSLTDFVAVLKKNVTVEEVNAAMKEAAEGPLKGILDYSEEALVLQDIVSDPHSCIFDSGFTYVVGGNLVKVCGWYDNEWGYSNRAAEAMKKLGDSVSCGCSCGK, from the coding sequence ATGGCCAAATATGCTATTAACGGTTTTGGACGTATTGGTCGCAACGTACTGCGCGCCATGTCCAAGGAAGAACGCAACAAGGTTGTTGCCATCAATGACCTGACCCCCATTGAAATGATCGCCCACCTGCTCAAGTATGACTCCACGCAGGGCAAGTTTGACGGTGAAATTTCCATTGATGGAGAATATCTGGTCGTTGACGGTCACAAGATCCTCATCACCGTGGAACGCGACCCCGCCAACCTTCCCTGGAAGAAGCTGGGCGTAGACGTCGTTCTGGAATCCACCGGCCTGTTCACCAAGCGTGACGCCGCCAAGAAGCACCTTGAAGCCGGCGCCAAGAAGGTGCTCATTTCCGCTCCCTCCCCGGATCCTGACCTGACCTTCGTTCTGGGCATCAACGACAGCGAATACGATCCCGCCAAGCACGACATCGTTTCCAACGCTTCCTGCACCACCAACTGCCTCGCTCCCATGGTGAAGGTGCTGGACGACAAGTTCGGCATTGAAAAGGGCATGATGAGCACGATTCACTCCTACACGAACGACCAGCGCATCCTGGACCTTCCCCACTCCGATCCCCGCCGCGCCCGCGCCGCCGCGATCAACATCATCCCGACGACCACCGGCGCCGCCAAGGCCATCGGCGAAGTGATGCCGAACCTGAAGGGCTCCCTGAACGGCGCTTCCTTCCGCGTGCCGACCCCGACCGGTTCCCTGACCGACTTCGTGGCCGTTCTCAAGAAGAACGTGACCGTGGAAGAAGTGAACGCCGCCATGAAGGAAGCCGCTGAAGGCCCGCTGAAGGGCATTCTGGATTACTCTGAAGAAGCCCTCGTTCTCCAGGACATCGTTTCCGACCCCCACTCCTGCATCTTTGACTCCGGCTTCACGTATGTGGTCGGCGGCAACCTGGTGAAGGTCTGCGGCTGGTACGACAACGAATGGGGCTACTCCAACCGCGCCGCTGAAGCCATGAAGAAGCTGGGCGACAGCGTGAGCTGCGGCTGCTCCTGCGGCAAGTAA
- a CDS encoding phosphoglycerate kinase codes for MAKLTVRDLDAKGKEVLMRVDFNVPLKDGEITNDARIVAALPTIKFLLDQGARLVLTSHLGRPKNEPDPAFSLKPVAARLSELLGKEVKFVPAAIGPEAEAARAAMKDGDVVLLENVRFYPGEKKNDPEFAKALLGNATLFVNDAFGTAHRAHASTEGVTHFAEKSAMGFLIERELEYLEGKLENPEKPFVVIMGGAKVSDKIEVLSKLMEKADTFLIGGAMANTFLAAEGYDLGASKIEGDKLDLAREILAEAKAKGVKFLLPADVRVAMKFEDGAETFCTAPFAEGGKVPEGGMAIDIGDKAIEEFSAIIKDAKTVLWNGPMGVFEMDCFAKGTKEIAEALADSSAISIVGGGDSVTAAKKFKVQDKLSFCSTGGGASLELLEGKVLPGVGALTDKCGCCCQK; via the coding sequence ATGGCTAAACTTACTGTACGTGACCTTGATGCCAAGGGAAAGGAAGTCCTGATGCGCGTGGATTTCAACGTCCCCCTCAAGGATGGGGAAATTACCAATGACGCCCGCATCGTGGCCGCCCTCCCCACCATCAAGTTCCTGCTGGACCAGGGCGCCCGCCTTGTCCTCACCTCCCATCTGGGCCGTCCCAAGAACGAACCCGATCCCGCTTTTTCCCTGAAGCCCGTTGCCGCCCGCCTTTCCGAACTGCTCGGCAAGGAAGTGAAATTCGTTCCCGCCGCCATCGGCCCGGAAGCGGAAGCCGCCCGCGCCGCCATGAAGGACGGCGACGTGGTCCTGCTGGAAAACGTCCGCTTCTATCCCGGTGAAAAGAAGAACGATCCGGAATTTGCCAAGGCTCTTCTGGGCAATGCCACGCTGTTCGTGAACGACGCGTTCGGCACCGCCCACCGCGCCCACGCTTCCACGGAAGGGGTGACGCATTTTGCGGAAAAGAGCGCCATGGGCTTCCTGATCGAACGCGAACTGGAATACCTGGAAGGCAAGCTGGAAAACCCGGAAAAGCCCTTCGTGGTAATCATGGGCGGCGCCAAGGTGTCCGACAAGATTGAAGTGCTTTCCAAGCTGATGGAAAAGGCTGATACGTTCCTGATCGGGGGCGCCATGGCCAACACGTTCCTGGCGGCTGAAGGGTATGACCTGGGCGCTTCCAAGATTGAAGGCGACAAGCTGGATCTGGCCCGTGAAATCCTGGCGGAAGCCAAGGCCAAGGGCGTGAAATTCCTGCTTCCTGCGGACGTGCGCGTAGCCATGAAGTTTGAAGACGGCGCTGAAACCTTCTGCACGGCTCCCTTCGCGGAAGGCGGCAAGGTGCCGGAAGGCGGCATGGCCATCGACATCGGCGACAAGGCTATTGAAGAATTCTCCGCCATCATCAAGGACGCCAAGACCGTTCTGTGGAACGGCCCGATGGGCGTGTTTGAAATGGACTGCTTTGCCAAGGGCACCAAGGAAATTGCGGAAGCCCTGGCGGATTCCTCCGCCATCTCCATCGTGGGCGGCGGCGATTCCGTGACGGCGGCCAAGAAGTTCAAGGTCCAGGACAAGCTTTCCTTCTGCTCTACGGGCGGCGGCGCTTCCCTGGAACTGCTGGAAGGCAAGGTGCTTCCCGGCGTGGGAGCCCTGACCGACAAGTGCGGCTGCTGCTGCCAGAAGTAA